One Zootoca vivipara chromosome 9, rZooViv1.1, whole genome shotgun sequence DNA window includes the following coding sequences:
- the PAIP2B gene encoding polyadenylate-binding protein-interacting protein 2B translates to MMNGSSVANTTTTATTPAKSKEDQVVNGHDEKENNPFAEYMWMENEEDFNRQVEEELQEQEFLDRCFQEMLDEEDQDWFIPSRDLPQGIGQLQQQLNGLSVNDNTHSHVSEDILSKSTLNPDAKEFVPGVKY, encoded by the exons ATGATGAATGGTTCCAGCGTGGCAAACACGACCACGACTGCCACCACCCCTGCAAAATCCAAGGAGGACCAGGTAGTGAACGGGCATGACGAGAAGGAGAACAACCCCTTTGCCGAGTACATGTGGATGGAGAACGAAGAGGACTTCAACCGGCAG GTGGAGGAGGAGCTTCAGGAGCAGGAATTCCTCGACCGCTGTTTCCAGGAGATGCTGGATGAAGAGGACCAGGATTGGTTCATCCCGTCCCGTGACCTGCCCCAGGGCATTGGGCAGCTTCAACAGCAGCTGAACGGGCTCTCGGTCAATGACAACACCCACAGCCACGTATCGGAAGACATTTTG AGCAAAAGCACCTTAAACCCTGACGCCAAGGAGTTTGTCCCCGGAGTGAAGTACTGA